The Herbaspirillum sp. DW155 genomic interval GCTGCGCCTGGTGCTGGAGCTGGACGGTGAAGTCATCCAGCGTGCCGACCCCCACATCGGCCTGTTGCACCGTGCCACCGAAAAGCTGGCCGAGCAGAAGACCTTCCTGCAATCCGTGCCTTACATGGATCGCCTGGATTATGTCTCGATGATGTGCAACGAGCACGGTTACGTGCTGGCCATCGAGCGTCTGCTGGGCATCGAAGTGCCGCTGCGCGCGCAGTATATCCGTGTGATGTTCGACGAAATCACCCGCCTGCTGAACCACCTGATGTGGATCGGCGCGCACGCGCTGGACGTGGGCGCAATGGGCGTGCTGCTGTATGCCTTCCGTGAGCGCGAAGACCTGTTCGACTGCTACGAAGCGGTCTCCGGTGCCCGCATGCACGCGGCCTACTACCGTCCGGGCGGCGTCTACCGCGACCTGCCGGACAGCATGCCGCAGTACAAGGCTTCCATCGTGCGCAACGAGAAGGCCATCCGCGAACTGAACGAAAACCGCCAGGGCTCGCTGCTGGACTTCATCGAAGACTTCACCAATCGTTTCCCGACCTATGTCGACGAATACGAAACCCTGCTGACCGACAACCGTATCTGGAAGCAGCGTCTGGTGGGCGTGGGCGTGGTCTCGCCGGAACGTGCATTGCAGATGGGCTTCACCGGTCCGATGCTGCGTGGTTCGGGCATCGCCTGGGATCTGCGCAAGAAGCAGCCATATGAAGTGTATGACCTGCTGGACTTCGACATCCCCATCGGCAAGAACGGCGACTGCTACGACCGTTATCTGGTGCGCGTGGCCGAGATGCGCCAGTCCAACCGCATCATCAAGCAATGTGTGGAGTGGCTGCGCAACAATCCGGGTCCGGTCATCACTGACAACCACAAGATCGCGCCTCCGAAACGTGCGGACATGAAGTCCAACATGGAAGACCTGATCCACCACTTCAAGCTGTTCACCGAAGGCTTCCGCGTGCCTGCCGGCGAAGCGTATGCCGCCGTCGAGCATCCGAAGGGTGAGTTCGGTATCTACCTGGTCTCGGACGGCGCCAACAAGCCGTACCGCCTGAAGATCCGCGCCCCGGGCTTTGCCCACCTGCAAGCCCTGAACGAAATGGCCAAGGGTCACATGATTGCCGATGCGGTCACCATCATTGGTACGCAAGACATCGTGTTCGGGGAAATCGACCGGTAAGTCGAAGAGCAAGAGTCAAGGCGGGCTTCTCAGGAAGCCCGTCAGGTTTGGGGAATATCCAATAACCGCGCAGTACTGATGCGCATGGATGGCCAACGATATGCTGTTAAGTCAAGAAGCCCTTAAGAAAATCGATCGCGAACTCGCGAAATACCCGGCGGACCAGCGCCAGTCTGCGGTCATGTCCGCACTGCGCATCGCCCAGGTGGAACATGGCTGGCTGCCGGCCGAGCTGCAGCAGGAAATTGCCGACTACATCGGCATGCCCGCCGTGGCCGTGCAGGAAGTCGCGACCTTCTACAACATGTTCAACACCAGCCCGGTGGGCAAGCACAAGATCACCGTGTGCACCAACCTGCCGTGTCTGCTGTCGGGTGGCGAGCGCGCCGCCCATCACCTGAAGCACAAGCTGGGCATCGATTATCGCGAAACCACGGCCGACGGCCAGTTCACGCTGATGGAAGGCGAATGCATGGGCGCTTGCGGCGACGCACCGGTCATGCTGGTCAACAACCATCAAATGTGCAGCTGGATGTCCAACGAAAAGATCGACGCGCTGCTGGAGGAACTGAAGAAATGACCTGCCTGCACGACCGCCACATCAAACCGCTGATCCTCGCCGACCTCAATGGCGAGAACTGGCACCTCGAGGATTACGTCAAGCGCGGCGGCTACGAGTCGCTCAAGCGCATCCTCAACGAGAAGATCACTCCGGAACAAGTCATCGCCGACCTCAAGGCTTCGGGCCTGCGTGGCCGCGGCGGTGCGGGTTTCCCGACCGGCCTGAAGTGGAGCTTCATGCCGCGCCAGTTCCCGGGCCAGAAGTACCTCGTCTGCAACACAGATGAAGGTGAGCCGGGCACATTCAAGGACCGCGACATCATTCGTTACAACCCGCACGCGCTGATCGAAGGCATGATCATCGGCGGCTACGCGATGGGCATCACGGTCGGCTACAACTACATCCACGGTGAAATCTTCGCCGAGTACGAGCGCTTCGAAGAAGCCCTGGAAGAAGCCCGTGCGGCCGGCTTCCTGGGCGACAACATCCTCGGTACCGGCTTCAGCTTCCAGCTGCACGCGCACCACGGTTATGGCGCCTACATCTGCGGCGAAGAAACTGCGCTCTTGGAATCGCTGGAAGGCAAGAAGGGCCAGCCGCGCTTCAAGCCGCCGTTCCCGGCCAGCTTCGGCCTGTACGGCAAGCCGACCACCATCAACAACACCGAGACCTTCGCGGCCGTGCCCTTCATCTTCAAGGTGGGCCCGCAGGCCTACGCCGAGATGGGCAAGCCCAACAACGGCGGCACCAAGATCTTCTCGATCTCGGGCGACGTCGAGCGTCCGGGCAACTACGAGATTCCGCTGGGCACGCCTTTCTCCACCTTGCTGGAACTGGCCGGTGGCATGCGCGGCGGCAAAAAGATCAAGGCCGTCATCCCGGGTGGCTCGTCCGCTCCGGTGATCCGTGGTGACGTCATGATGGACACCACCATGGACTACGACGCCATCGCCAAGGCCGGCTCGATGCTGGGTTCGGGCGCGGTGATCGTGATGGACGAAACGCGCTGCATGGTCAAGTCGCTGCTGCGCCTGTCCTACTTCTACTATGAAGAATCCTGCGGCCAGTGCACGCCGTGCCGCGAAGGCACCGGCTGGATGTACCGCATGGTGGAGCGTATCGAGAATGGTCACGGCAAGATGGAAGATCTGGACGTGCTGAACTCGGTGGCTGACAACATCCAGGGCCGCACCATCTGTGCGCTGGGTGACGCAGCGGCCATGCCGGTACGCGCGTTCGTGAAGAATTTCCGCGAAGAGTTCGAATACCACATCGAGCACAAACACTGCCTGGTTCCGGCTTACATCTGAACAGGGCAGGGGATGCCGGGCGGGATGCGATAAGCCTTCCGCCGGTATCGTTGGCAAAGAATATTTAGCTTGGGCAAACAGCCATGGTTGAAATCGAAATAGACGGCAAGAAGGTTGAAGTGCAAGAAGGCAGCATGGTCATGGACGCTGCCAACAAGATCGGCACGTACATCCCTCACTTCTGCTATCACAAGAAACTGTCCATCGCGGCCAACTGCCGCATGTGCCTGGTCGAGGTCGAAAAGGCCCCGAAGCCGCTGCCTGCCTGTGCCACGCCGGTCAACAACGGCATGATCGTGCGCACCGCCAGCGACAAGGCCGTCAAGGCCCAGAAGGGCGTGATGGAATTCCTCCTGATCAACCACCCGCTGGATTGCCCCATCTGCGACCAGGGCGGTGAGTGCCAGCTGCAGGATCTGGCCGTCGGTTACGGCGGTTCGACTTCGCGCTATCAGGAAGAAAAGCGTGTCGTGGAGCCCAAGGATGTCGGTCCGCTGATCTCCATGAAGGAAATGAACCGCTGCATCCACTGCACCCGCTGCGTGCGCTTCGGCCAGGAAGTGGCCGGCGTGATGGAACTGGGCATGCTGGGCCGCGGTGAACATTCCGAGATCACCACCTTCGTCGGCAAGACCGTGGATTCCGAACTGTCGGGCAACATGATCGACCTGTGCCCGGTGGGTGCGCTGACCTCCAAGCCGTTCCGCTACAGCGCCCGTACCTGGGAGCTGTCGCGCCGCAAGTCGGTGAGCCCGCACGACAGCGTTGGCGCCAACCTGATCGTCCAGGTCAAGAATGGCAAGGTCATGCGCGTGCTGCCCTTCGAAAACGAAGAAGTCAACGAGTGCTGGATCTCCGACAAGGACCGCTTCGCCTATGAAGCGCTGGACAGCGCCGAGCGCCTGACCAAGCCGATGTTGAAGCAAGACGGCAAGTGGCAGGAAGTGGACTGGCAGACCGCGCTGGAATACGTCGCCCACGGCCTGCGCAACATCCGTCACGAACACGGCGCCGATTCCATCGCTGCGCTGGGTACCCCGTACTCCACGCTGGAAGAACTGAGCCTGCTGCAGAAGGTCGTGCGCGGTGTCGGTTCGGATAACGTCGACTTCCGCCTGCGTCAGTCGGACTTCGGTCTGGATGGCCAGATCAAGCCTTGGCTGGGCATGTCCATCGTCGAGTTCTCGCAGTTGAACCGCGTCTTCGTGATCGGTTCCTTCCTGCGCAAGGATCACCCGCTGCTGTCGGCCCGCCTGCGCCAGTCCGCCAAGAGCGGTGCCAAGATCAGCGTGCTGCACGCCACCGACGACGATCTGCTCATGCCGGTCGCCAACAAGATCATCGCCGCTCCTTCGGCATGGCTGTCCGCGCTGGCCGAAGTGGCCGTGGCCGTGGCTGAAGCCAAGGGTGTGGCTGCTCCCGCCGCCTACGCTGGCGTGGTCGCATCGGACGCGGCCAAGGCCACCGCTGCCAGCCTGCTGTCGGGCGAAGGCCGTGGCGTGTTCCTGGGCAATGCTGCCGTCCAGCATCCGCAAGCTGCGCAATTGCATGCCGCCGCACAGTGGATCGCTGAACAGACCGGCGCCAAGCTGGGCGTGTTGACCGAAGGCGGCAACGCCGTTGGTGGCTACCTGGCCAATGCCGTGCCGACCCCGGGCAAGGGCGCCAACGCCGCTGCCGTGTTCGCACAGCCGCGCAAGGCCTACCTGCTGTTGAACGCCGAGCCGGAACTGGACAGCTACGATCCGCAAGCGGCTCGTGCCGCCCTGAACCAGGCCGAAATGGTCGTGGTGATGTCGGCTTTCAAGCACGGTGCCGACTACGCCGACGTGCTGCTGCCGATCGCGCCGTTCACCGAAACCGCCGGTACCTTCGTCAATGCCGAAGGCCGTGCACAGAGCTTCAACGGCACAGTCAAGCCGGCTGGCGATGCGCGTCCGGGCTGGAAGGTCCTGCGCGTGCTGGGCAACCTGCTGGAGCTGGAAAACTTCGAGTACGAAACCGCCGAATCCATCCGCGACGAACTGCTGGGCAAGGAAACCGACCTGTCGGCCCGCCTGAACAACATCGCCAGCGTGCAAGCGCAGGCCGTGCCAGCCGCTCCCGCCGGTGTGGAGCGCGTGGCCGATGTGCCCATCTACTTCGCCGATGCGATCGCACGCCGCTCGCCGCCGCTGCTGGAAACCCGCGACGGCCAGGCACCCAAGGCATGGCTGTCGGCCGCACTGGCTGCCAAGCTGGGCGTGGCTGAAGGCGACAAGGTGAATGTCAAGCAAGGCTCGGGCAGCGCTGCGCTGACCGCGGCCATCGATAAGAAACTGCCGGAAAACGTGGTTCGCGTCGCCGCTGCGCACGCCTCCACCGCTGCACTGGGCGGCATGTTTGGCGCAATCGTCGTGGAGAAAGCGTAAAAATGGATCACCTGATCGCCCAAATCAATACGGTAGGCCCGGCCTACCTGGGTCCGACCCTGTTCACCCTGGTGTGGACCCTGGTCAAGATCCTGGTGGTGATGGTGCCGCTGCTGGTGTGCGTGGCCTACATGACCTACTGGGAGCGCAAGCTGATCGGCTGGATGCACGTGCGTCTGGGCCCCAACCGCGTGGGGCCGGCCGGCCTGCTGCAGCCCATCGCGGATGCCGTCAAGCTGATCTTCAAGGAAATCTCTACTCCGTCCAAGGCCAACAAGGCGCTGTTCTACCTGGCGCCTGTGATGACCATCATGCCGGCGCTGGCCGCCTGGGCGGTGGTGCCGTTCTCGCCGGAACACGTGCTGGCCAACGTCAACGCCGGTCTGCTGTACCTGATGGCGATCACCTCGATGGAAGTCTACGGCATCATCATCGCCGGCTGGGCCTCCAACTCGAAGTACGCTTTCCTGGGTGCCATGCGCGCCTCGGCACAGATGGTGTCCTACGAAATCTCCATGGGCTTCTGCCTGGTGGTGGTGCTGATGGTCTCCGGCAGCCTGAACATGACCGACATCGTGCTGGGTCAGACCAAGGGGCAGTTCGCCGCCATGGGCCTGAACTTCCTGTCGTGGAACTGGCTGCCGTTGCTGCCGGTGTTCGTGATCTACTTCGTCTCCGGTGTGGCCGAGACCAACCGCCACCCGTTCGACGTCGTGGAAGGCGAATCCGAAATCGTGGCCGGTCACATGATCGAATACTCGGGCATGTCCTTCGCCATGTTCTTCCTGGCCGAATACGCCGCGATGATCCTGATCTCGATCCTGACCGCACTGCTGTTCTTCGGCGGCTGGTCGGCTCCGGTGTCCGCGCTGGACTTCATCCCGGGCTGGATCTGGCTGGGCTTGAAGACCTTCTTCTTCCTGTCGCTGTACGTGTGGATCCGCGCATCGTTCCCGCGCTATCGCTATGACCAGATCATGCGTCTGGGCTGGAAAGTGTTCATCCCGCTGACCCTGGTGTGGCTGGTGGTCGTGGCGATCTGGATCCAGTCGCCCTGGAATATCTGGAAATAAGTTGGAAGGCTGAGGCTAAAAATGGAAGCTATTAAGGATTTTTTCGGCAGCCTGATGCTCCGCGAGCTGTTCAAGGGCCTGGCCCTGACCGGTCGCTACCTGTTCAAGCGCAAGATCACGGTGCAGTTCCCCGAGGAAAAGACGCCGATGTCGCCGCGTTTCCGCGGTCTGCATGCGCTGCGCCGTTATCCCAACGGTGAAGAACGCTGCATCGCCTGCAAGCTGTGCGAAGCGGTCTGCCCGGCGATGGCCATCACCATCGAATCCGAGCAGCGTGCCGACGGTACCCGTCGCACCAGCCGCTACGACATCGACCTGACCAAGTGCATCTTCTGCGGTTTCTGCGAAGAGTCCTGCCCGGTCGACTCGATCGTCGAAACGCATATCCTGGAATACCACGGTGAAAAGCGGGGCGACCTGTACTACACCAAGGAAATGCTGCTGGCAGTGGGCGACCGTTACGAAAACGAAATCGCCGCTGCACGTGCAGCCGACGCTGCCTACCGTTGATCGGTACTGCCGGGTGGCCCTGCGTAAAACAGGGCGGCCGGCAGGGTGGTGCAGGACTTGCGGCAATGTGCTGGATGTATTGCGATGGGATGGCCTGCTGTGCTGTCCCCGTGCTGATTGAATGAACCAACTTCTGGTTGATTATGGAATTTAAAACTGTCTTGTTCTACGTGTTCGCGGTGCTGGTGGTAATCGCCGCTGTACGCGTCATCACGGCCCGCAACCCGGTGCATGCGGCGCTCTTCCTGGTGCTGTCGTTCTTCTCGGCAGCCGGTCTCTGGATGCTGCTCAAGGCCGAGTTCCTGGCCATCGTGCTGGTGCTGGTCTATGTCGGTGCGGTGATGGTGCTGTTCCTGTTCGTGGTGATGATGCTCGACATCAACATGGACAAGCTGCGCGAAGGCTTCTGGGGCTACTTCCCGCTGGCTGCCACCATCGGCGTGATCATCGTGCTGGAAATGGCGGCGGTGCTGCTCAACAGCTTCTGGGTCTACGAGTCCCAGGTGCCGGCTGCCTCTGACACGCTGGGCCAGACCAAGCCGCTGGGCAAGCTGATCTTCACCGAATACGTGTACGGTTTCGAAATCGCAGCCGTGATCCTGCTGGTGGCCATCGTCGCCGCCGTCGCACTGACACTGCGCCGCCGCAAGGACAGCAAGTACTTCGACCCGGCCCAGGCCGTCAAGGTCAAGGCATCGGATCGCGTGCGCCTGGTCAGCATGAAGGCCGAATCCACCCGCAATGAACCCGCTGCCGACGCCGCCGCTGCTGCGTCCGACAAGCCGGCTCAACAATCTTAAGAAGGGCGAACAAGAATCATGGCAATCACGCTCTCCCATTACCTGATCATCGGCGCGATCCTGTTTGCGATCTCGATCGTCGGCATTTTCCTGAACCGCAAGAACGTCATCGTCCTCCTGATGGCCATCGAACTGATGCTGCTTGCGGTCAACATGAACTTCATTGCTTTCTCGCATTACCTCGGTGACGCGGGCGGACAGATCTTCGTGTTCTTCATCCTGACCGTGGCTGCGGCCGAGTCCGCCATCGGTCTGGCGATTCTGGTGGTGCTGTTCCGTAACCTGGATACCATCAACGTGGAAGACCTCGACAGCCTCAAGGGCTGAGTCGGCATCCGCAGCGTCCTGTTTTTGCGTTCTGGTTTGAATTTCATTTAAAGATGGGAGGCCCCCTTGCAGCAGATGGTGCAGGCGGGGCAGCCAATAAGCGATAAGGTTCATCATGGCTGGGCAACTTAACCCACATCTTCTTCTTGCTGTACCCCTGGCGCCGCTGGCAGGCTCGGCTATCGCCGGCTTGCTGGGTACCAAATTCTTCGGCAACGTGGTTGGCCGCAAGGTGTCGCATACCGCGACCATCCTGGGCGTGCTGATTGCCGCCATCATCTCCCTCCAGACCCTGCTTGCAGTGCTGGACGGCGCCACCTACAACGGTACGCTGTACAACTGGATGACGGTGGCAGGCCTCAAGCTGGAGATCGGCTTCATGGTCGACAGCCTGACCGCGATGATGATGTGCGTGGTGACTTTCGTGTCTCTGATGGTGCACATCTACACCATTGGCTACATGGCCGAAGATGAGGGTTACAACCGCTTCTTCTCCTACATCTCGCTGTTCACCTTCTCCATGCTCATGCTGGTCATGAGCAACAACTTCCTGCAGCTGTTCTTCGGCTGGGAAGCGGTGGGCCTGGTGTCCTACCTGCTGATCGGTTTCTGGTACACCCGTCCGACCGCCATCAAGGCCAACATGAAGGCCTTCCTGGTCAACCGTGTCGGTGACTTCGGCTTCATCCTGGGGATCGGCCTGCTGCTGGCTTACGCCGGTTCGATGAACTACACCGAAGTCTTCGCCAAGCGCGCCGAGCTGGCCCAGCTGACTCTGCCGGGTACGGACTGGATGCTGCTGACCGTCGCCTGTATCTGCCTGTTCGTCGGCGCCATGGGCAAGTCGGCCCAGTTCCCGCTGCACGTCTGGCTGCCGGACTCGATGGAAGGCCCGACCCCGATCTCCGCGCTGATCCACGCCGCCACCATGGTGACGGCCGGTATCTTCATGGTCACCCGCATGTCGCCGCTGTTCGAGCTGTCGGACACCGCGCTGTCCTTCATCCTGGTGATCGGTGCCATCACGGCGCTGTTCATGGGCTTCCTGGGCACCATGCAGAACGACATCAAGCGCGTCGTGGCTTACTCCACGCTGTCGCAGCTGGGTTACATGACCGTCGCACTGGGTGCTTCGGCCTACTCGGTGGCCGTGTTCCACCTGATGACCCACGCCTTCTTCAAGGCACTGCTGTTCCTGGGCGCCGGTTCGGT includes:
- a CDS encoding NADH-quinone oxidoreductase subunit J — protein: MEFKTVLFYVFAVLVVIAAVRVITARNPVHAALFLVLSFFSAAGLWMLLKAEFLAIVLVLVYVGAVMVLFLFVVMMLDINMDKLREGFWGYFPLAATIGVIIVLEMAAVLLNSFWVYESQVPAASDTLGQTKPLGKLIFTEYVYGFEIAAVILLVAIVAAVALTLRRRKDSKYFDPAQAVKVKASDRVRLVSMKAESTRNEPAADAAAAASDKPAQQS
- the nuoI gene encoding NADH-quinone oxidoreductase subunit NuoI, coding for MEAIKDFFGSLMLRELFKGLALTGRYLFKRKITVQFPEEKTPMSPRFRGLHALRRYPNGEERCIACKLCEAVCPAMAITIESEQRADGTRRTSRYDIDLTKCIFCGFCEESCPVDSIVETHILEYHGEKRGDLYYTKEMLLAVGDRYENEIAAARAADAAYR
- the nuoE gene encoding NADH-quinone oxidoreductase subunit NuoE; protein product: MANDMLLSQEALKKIDRELAKYPADQRQSAVMSALRIAQVEHGWLPAELQQEIADYIGMPAVAVQEVATFYNMFNTSPVGKHKITVCTNLPCLLSGGERAAHHLKHKLGIDYRETTADGQFTLMEGECMGACGDAPVMLVNNHQMCSWMSNEKIDALLEELKK
- the nuoF gene encoding NADH-quinone oxidoreductase subunit NuoF, producing the protein MTCLHDRHIKPLILADLNGENWHLEDYVKRGGYESLKRILNEKITPEQVIADLKASGLRGRGGAGFPTGLKWSFMPRQFPGQKYLVCNTDEGEPGTFKDRDIIRYNPHALIEGMIIGGYAMGITVGYNYIHGEIFAEYERFEEALEEARAAGFLGDNILGTGFSFQLHAHHGYGAYICGEETALLESLEGKKGQPRFKPPFPASFGLYGKPTTINNTETFAAVPFIFKVGPQAYAEMGKPNNGGTKIFSISGDVERPGNYEIPLGTPFSTLLELAGGMRGGKKIKAVIPGGSSAPVIRGDVMMDTTMDYDAIAKAGSMLGSGAVIVMDETRCMVKSLLRLSYFYYEESCGQCTPCREGTGWMYRMVERIENGHGKMEDLDVLNSVADNIQGRTICALGDAAAMPVRAFVKNFREEFEYHIEHKHCLVPAYI
- the nuoH gene encoding NADH-quinone oxidoreductase subunit NuoH; protein product: MDHLIAQINTVGPAYLGPTLFTLVWTLVKILVVMVPLLVCVAYMTYWERKLIGWMHVRLGPNRVGPAGLLQPIADAVKLIFKEISTPSKANKALFYLAPVMTIMPALAAWAVVPFSPEHVLANVNAGLLYLMAITSMEVYGIIIAGWASNSKYAFLGAMRASAQMVSYEISMGFCLVVVLMVSGSLNMTDIVLGQTKGQFAAMGLNFLSWNWLPLLPVFVIYFVSGVAETNRHPFDVVEGESEIVAGHMIEYSGMSFAMFFLAEYAAMILISILTALLFFGGWSAPVSALDFIPGWIWLGLKTFFFLSLYVWIRASFPRYRYDQIMRLGWKVFIPLTLVWLVVVAIWIQSPWNIWK
- the nuoG gene encoding NADH-quinone oxidoreductase subunit NuoG, yielding MVEIEIDGKKVEVQEGSMVMDAANKIGTYIPHFCYHKKLSIAANCRMCLVEVEKAPKPLPACATPVNNGMIVRTASDKAVKAQKGVMEFLLINHPLDCPICDQGGECQLQDLAVGYGGSTSRYQEEKRVVEPKDVGPLISMKEMNRCIHCTRCVRFGQEVAGVMELGMLGRGEHSEITTFVGKTVDSELSGNMIDLCPVGALTSKPFRYSARTWELSRRKSVSPHDSVGANLIVQVKNGKVMRVLPFENEEVNECWISDKDRFAYEALDSAERLTKPMLKQDGKWQEVDWQTALEYVAHGLRNIRHEHGADSIAALGTPYSTLEELSLLQKVVRGVGSDNVDFRLRQSDFGLDGQIKPWLGMSIVEFSQLNRVFVIGSFLRKDHPLLSARLRQSAKSGAKISVLHATDDDLLMPVANKIIAAPSAWLSALAEVAVAVAEAKGVAAPAAYAGVVASDAAKATAASLLSGEGRGVFLGNAAVQHPQAAQLHAAAQWIAEQTGAKLGVLTEGGNAVGGYLANAVPTPGKGANAAAVFAQPRKAYLLLNAEPELDSYDPQAARAALNQAEMVVVMSAFKHGADYADVLLPIAPFTETAGTFVNAEGRAQSFNGTVKPAGDARPGWKVLRVLGNLLELENFEYETAESIRDELLGKETDLSARLNNIASVQAQAVPAAPAGVERVADVPIYFADAIARRSPPLLETRDGQAPKAWLSAALAAKLGVAEGDKVNVKQGSGSAALTAAIDKKLPENVVRVAAAHASTAALGGMFGAIVVEKA
- a CDS encoding NADH-quinone oxidoreductase subunit D, which translates into the protein MAEIKNYTLNFGPQHPAAHGVLRLVLELDGEVIQRADPHIGLLHRATEKLAEQKTFLQSVPYMDRLDYVSMMCNEHGYVLAIERLLGIEVPLRAQYIRVMFDEITRLLNHLMWIGAHALDVGAMGVLLYAFREREDLFDCYEAVSGARMHAAYYRPGGVYRDLPDSMPQYKASIVRNEKAIRELNENRQGSLLDFIEDFTNRFPTYVDEYETLLTDNRIWKQRLVGVGVVSPERALQMGFTGPMLRGSGIAWDLRKKQPYEVYDLLDFDIPIGKNGDCYDRYLVRVAEMRQSNRIIKQCVEWLRNNPGPVITDNHKIAPPKRADMKSNMEDLIHHFKLFTEGFRVPAGEAYAAVEHPKGEFGIYLVSDGANKPYRLKIRAPGFAHLQALNEMAKGHMIADAVTIIGTQDIVFGEIDR
- the nuoK gene encoding NADH-quinone oxidoreductase subunit NuoK, whose protein sequence is MAITLSHYLIIGAILFAISIVGIFLNRKNVIVLLMAIELMLLAVNMNFIAFSHYLGDAGGQIFVFFILTVAAAESAIGLAILVVLFRNLDTINVEDLDSLKG
- the nuoL gene encoding NADH-quinone oxidoreductase subunit L, yielding MAGQLNPHLLLAVPLAPLAGSAIAGLLGTKFFGNVVGRKVSHTATILGVLIAAIISLQTLLAVLDGATYNGTLYNWMTVAGLKLEIGFMVDSLTAMMMCVVTFVSLMVHIYTIGYMAEDEGYNRFFSYISLFTFSMLMLVMSNNFLQLFFGWEAVGLVSYLLIGFWYTRPTAIKANMKAFLVNRVGDFGFILGIGLLLAYAGSMNYTEVFAKRAELAQLTLPGTDWMLLTVACICLFVGAMGKSAQFPLHVWLPDSMEGPTPISALIHAATMVTAGIFMVTRMSPLFELSDTALSFILVIGAITALFMGFLGTMQNDIKRVVAYSTLSQLGYMTVALGASAYSVAVFHLMTHAFFKALLFLGAGSVIIGMHHDQDMRNMGGLRKYMPITWITSLLGSLALIGTPFFSGFYSKDSIIEAAAESHLPGSGFAYFAVLASVFVTAFYSFRMYFMVFHGKERFGQAHGHDDHHAPAAAHGVHDDHAHDAHDDHGHDEHHHGLAPGQKPHESPLVVTLPLILLAIPSVIVGFFAISPMLYGDFFKGVIFFGENHKVMEELAHEYHGPVAMVLHAFTSAPLWLAIAGVVVAYYCYMINPRVPTWFKEKFSIIYTILDNKYYMDKFNEVVFAGGARLLGSGLSTVGDRGLIDGLFVNGSAKVVGWFSKFTRLWQSGYIYHYAFVMIIGVLGFLVWFMPLPFAK